In a genomic window of Pelecanus crispus isolate bPelCri1 chromosome 1, bPelCri1.pri, whole genome shotgun sequence:
- the TMEM45A gene encoding transmembrane protein 45A produces MGNFKGHALPGSFFLLFGLWWSVKYPLKYACRKNKNACYFGSRAGFQRLEFVEGIIKAVFALIGMVAEQFVPDGPHLKLYNYEEKHWDHLMNWQHATMYLFYGISGLVDIVAHGTNALPVAMDRMMLSLAVFIEGFLFCYHLHGRAMLDVHVHQLLLFAIFGAAVCIFLEVFFRGSIVLEMLRTSLCILQGSWFWQIGFVLYPPNGSPEWNQSDHTNMMFLTMCYCWHYAFAFLILAVNYTIVTWAVRSKVKQSQSMEMGLLKAPERDQESEDEI; encoded by the exons ATGGGCAATTTCAAAGGGCATGCCCTCCCTGgaagctttttccttctttttggcTTGTGGTGGTCGGTGAAGTATCCATTGAAGTACGCCTGTCGAAAAAACAAGAATGCTTGCTACTTTGGTTCCAGGGCAGGATTTCAGCGCCTGGAGTTTGTTGAGGGGATCATCAAAGCTGTCTTTGCCCTGATTG GAATGGTGGCCGAGCAGTTTGTTCCTGATGGACCTCATCTGAAGTTGTATAATTATGAGGAAAAGCACTGGGATCACTTGATGAACTGGCAACATGCCACCATGTACCTCTTCTATGGCATTTCAGGGTTGGTTGACATTGTGGCTCATGGGACCAACGCATTGCCAGTGGCCATGGACAGGATGATGCTTTCCTTAGCAGTGTTTATTGAAG GTTTTCTCTTTTGCTACCATCTTCATGGGAGAGCCATGCTGGACGTTCATGTTCATCAGTTATTGCTATTTGCTATCTTTGGGGCTGCTGTTTGCATATTTCTGGAAGTATTCTTCCGTGGCAGTATTGTGCTAGAGATGCTCCGTACAAGCCTCTGCATATTACAAGGCAGCTGGTTCTGGCAG attGGTTTTGTGCTTTATCCTCCAAATGGGAGCCCAGAGTGGAATCAGTCTGATCATACTAATATGATGTTCCTGACCATGTGCTATTGCTGGCATTAcgcctttgcttttcttatacTTGCAGTGAATTACACAATCGTCACCTG GGCAGTTCGTTCAAAGGTTAAACAGTCCCAGTCCATGGAAATGGGATTACTGAAAGCACCTGAACGAGATCAGGAGTCAGAAGATGAAATTTAG